In the Populus trichocarpa isolate Nisqually-1 chromosome 1, P.trichocarpa_v4.1, whole genome shotgun sequence genome, one interval contains:
- the LOC112327029 gene encoding LOW QUALITY PROTEIN: zinc finger CCCH domain-containing protein 54 (The sequence of the model RefSeq protein was modified relative to this genomic sequence to represent the inferred CDS: inserted 1 base in 1 codon), whose product MLKGVNPNHLRNFYNSGENPISVLKLTPARYDSIDDEIYSTDEFRMYAYKIKKCTRTRSHDWTECPYAHRGEKATRRDPREVPYTAIACPEFRNGHCXCEFAHGVFEYWLHPSRYRTRACNAGRFCQRKVCFFAHTPEQLRPQNKYTCPLVYRARMNGHENGIFGFGSSREDGATSHPTLGSLSPMAIRMDGRSYFDGASDFLNSLRNSKIADENDHDQEIRALKRSGISELDLELPHIDWISELVK is encoded by the exons atGTTGAAAGGAGTGAATCCAAACCATCTCagaaatttttataattcaggTGAGAATCCAATTTCAGTGCTGAAATTAACTCCAGCCCGATACGATAGCATTGATGATGAAATTTACAGCACCGATGAATTCCGAATGTATGCTTACAAGATCAAGAAATGCACTAGAACCCGCAGCCACGACTGGACGGAGTGCCCCTACGCCCACCGCGGCGAGAAGGCGACACGTCGGGACCCAAGAGAGGTGCCCTACACGGCCATTGCTTGCCCAGAATTTCGCAATGGACACT CTTGCGAATTTGCTCATGGAGTTTTCGAGTATTGGCTTCATCCTTCACGTTACCGAACACGTGCATGCAATGCAGGACGTTTTTGCCAACGTAAGGTTTGCTTTTTTGCTCACACACCTGAGCAACTCAGGCCTCAGAACAAATATACTTGTCCTCTTGTGTACAGGGCACGAATGAATGGTCATGAGAATGGGATCTTTGGTTTTGGATCGAGCAGAGAAGATGGTGCCACGTCGCATCCAACGTTGGGGTCCCTGTCACCCATGGCTATCAGGATGGATGGTAGGAGTTATTTTGATGGGGCTTCAGATTTCTTGAATAGTTTGAGAAATTCAAAGATTGCTGATGAAAACGATCATGATCAAGAAATTAGGGCTCTTAAGAGAAGCGGGATCAGTGAATTGGATTTGGAATTGCCACATATTGATTGGATTTCAGAGCTGGTGAAGTGA